The Bombus pascuorum chromosome 5, iyBomPasc1.1, whole genome shotgun sequence genome segment ttgaacgGTATCcaacaattatatatttaacactGGAACTAGCAAAATGACCGTATCACTATTTTTCATGTCAATTCacaatttcagaaattttataaatttgaaacaatgCGTTCTTGaggatttgaataattttggaTAAAATATATGGATAATAGGAATACGAGTTGTATGCTTCAGTCATAACGTTAAACACTTATCTTGTTTAGGTTTAATTACCTCAAGATTATGAGATCGTATAGTGGGTggatttttaacgaaatttcgcATCTTTTCGTGGCCTAATAATTCACAGAAATCTCCACCATATTTTGTTGCAGTGTAATACGTTATCGCTGTTTGTATCGTTCTAGCATGTTGTACGCTAAAGCTGTTCACTACATCTTCTCGTTCCATTTAAATCGATAATATCCGCGTAATTAGCGATCGGGACTTTCGTTGGGAAATGGCTGATCATATCGATTTTGTGCCCTTCCTCTGCAAGTCCTTTGCACAGGGCATGGAACATTCTCAAGTGATTTTTTCCATTGAACGAGAAGAGACAGAGAATTCTGTAAACGTCGTTTACGCGAATAAAAAGAGCCACCAACAGTAGGAACAGTATTTTCTGacatttcatttccttttctttctcttttccagATATCTGCAAAGGATATTCAATTGCCCTCTAAGCGTTTTCCAatcttttgataaaattaaatttatctgtattaaattttaatcaaacatCAATAGACCatggaaaatgtaataatttaaacataTGAAAACTCGGAAtcgaaatgtttgaaaatttgaaaaccgGAAAACTTGGGAGtgtaaaagattaaaaatttgcaaagcAGAAGCTTCGaaagtttggaaatttgaaacattcgaAATATAATCTTAACCCAGCACCGattgttttatgttattagCAACATAATTgtctattttcattttccaatcGTTTCGATTCAAGATACAGTTGGAAATATGTAACTCGCTGTTCAAGTATCTCACAAAAGGTCAACTTTCCAGCTAATCTACTCCGCTACGtctcgaataaaaaaattacccGGCACTGAAGATAAATCTCGACAAGGTTCATAGAACCGAAGAACTCCAAggttttcatattataatacaaatttaccTTCAGTTATGCGCTAGATGAACAGCAgatgtattaatatttcaggATGAACCATTATCGTCTCATGGATTGCGCGAACGTCTGTTAAGAGAATTCGTAAAAGGCTGATTGTGTTTTTGCGTAGCTCTTTCGTCATAATTATTGTAGAGTCTAGAGGAAGAGATAGTCACATGATtatgcaattaaaatattatcttgaAGAAAACAACGAGTAGAGTTCATTCTCACGTTTCTGTTcatttttacttataattatatagtttGCGTGGTTTGCTTTCGATTATATACTTTGCTGgtggaaacgaagaaagtacAAAGAGGAAAATTCTATAGAGCATAAATTGTACACAAACGACGACAATTTAGATAATAGGAGTATATTTAGAAAACGTTTACTTGtgtttactttctttctatatttatcattGATAAACATAATTATAGCGAAAGCAaggtttttaaatattccaagcttttcaattttccaatgttataattttccaaGCTCTTCAATTTTCGAACGTTCGATCTgtcaaattttccaatatcaaaattttcaaatttctgaCCACTTAATGTCTCAAATTCGCAAACGTCTGCCTGTGCAAATTTTCCAATGCTAAAATCTGCAAATTTTTGACTCTCGCATCCTCTGAATCTCCAAATTCTCAAATTCCGTGATCATCGgacatttcaaaaaataattccattatcTCAGTTCCATTATTCATAACGAAGAAGCAATCCATCATAAGTATTCCCATTAATCGTGCTATAAAACTCTGTCTCTCGCAAACAAATTCGTTAATTACAGAAAGACTGGCCATTTCAATAGGCATTTCCCTGCTTTCTGTCTCGAATATATTTCTCAAAGGAACATTCGACCTTGCGTCCGAATTATTTATCACCAAGTTTGCTGTGTTAATTTTCCACATCGCGTGCTCTGTGAACGCTCATTATTAATGGTTCGTTGAGCCGAATGATGAAAAATGTCGCAACTCTACACAACTACCAAAATTTCATGGtatttttgttcctttttcgaCTATTTACAAAAGTGAAATTGTTTTCGGATGAAAGCACTTTTCTTAATGTCGTGTAACATTCAAAGAAACCACCCCCAGGTTTAGCTGGTCGGTAAGGAGAATGTCGGAAGTTGCAGTCCCATTTTACGCAGGCTAAAGCGTACAATGATACCGGATGAATAAGGTTTAGTGTCTGGCATGGGAACTCGGTAAACTGCTTGAGAACTTGTCAAATGtttacgtaattttaatacgattaaACGTGGCCCTGTCCATGTTTAATTATACTTGATCAAACTTCCAACGGCTCGTTTAATCGAGTTATAAGTGGCTTCATCGTTAAGTTCCTTTAGCTCGGCTCTTCGTTGCTGTTCTCAATTGCGCGCGTAACGCGTCCTTTATTGTCGTAGATTCCTTTCCCACGTTTcccatttctttaattgtcAGGAATGTTGTATTCTTGGTTTTACAGTGTATCGATTTACATTTATCGTCAACTCGCGATGAAATTTGCATCAAaggtatttatatattaggttgtccgaaaagttcctttcgtttcataagtgaaataattggtgcacaacgttttttattttatattattttacgaatttatgTATGATCCACTTTGtggtaatagaataaaatggatcaaacataattcaataaaataacatgaaacaaaaaatgctGTGCATCAATTATTTcacttatgaaacgaaaggaactgtTCGGACAATCTAACAGATACCACGCGAGGTATTGGCACAGTGTAACAGAATGAAGTTGAATAAAATTGTCTAGGAATTTATATCAACGATGTTCAAGTATATTTCTAGTATATTTCTAAAGGAcgtttataaatgaaatataaattatttgatttcgaTTTAAATCCAGAATATCCCATTGTATGTAGATGCAACGCCAGAGTACGATTTACACGAATGCGCGGTCGTTTCGCCAAAATTTCGTATCGACAAATTTGACCGCGTGGAACGCGCGTCCTTTTCAAGAAAAGCTTTTCATCGTTTCGCTATTCAGTGCTTCTCAGTTTTATCGTTTCCTCTGCTACGTAAAAAATTAGCCAACTACATAGAAAAGGCAAAAGCTCGTTGCATCTCTCAAAGGGAAtttgttaagaaaattatctaaCGACGCGTTTCTTTGAAAGTACACCTCGCAAAAAACGCGTAATCTTCTACCCTGTTAAGGCTTTTGCCGATATTCTTTGTCCCGTTTCTCATTTCAACTTTTTCTCTGTTCGAACGACCTTCTTATGGAAACTTGCTAAtacaacatttaataaaactattaataaataaattgcgaATGTGAAACATGCAAATAAGAAGACGAAAACATCGAGTAGATGCAACTTCCACCAAGGTAATTTCACAGCGGCTGATCTTAAGCTATCTGGCCCATTTCTCAGCACATATTCGATCCAGTATACAGCTGTGTCTAACGCGGTCATGGGACGATCTCTGAACATCTTCGACATTGTCTTTGCAGATTCTCTGAAACAATAATGGACAGTATCAGACAGTGGTTGTTTCCTGccctactttttttttttgagaatttatattatatgtttcaaatttaaaggactgtatatttaattttccatataaaatatatcaaataacgagaaaaataacgagatatattaaaataacagtaagtaacataaaaaaactatattaaatttactgagATAGATAAGATTATTATCCGAATATGGAAATTTCTCGATggattattattcattatattatataaatttttcatttcaaagcACTTTGCTTTTTTAATCATATTGAAATCATCGAGATAATACGACTAATCTTAATCGagacgaaaattaaaaaattaaacgaaggattcgatccaaatatttttgtttatatcgttttaataaCAGTATCAGGAGTAGGATTTGATACAATCAGATAATATCTTGTCAATGTCGTTAGACTTCGAAATATTTGTCATATTAATTATAGAGgagattatttgaaaaattgttggaaCGATCGTATAAGAAACTTTACCTGTATCGGGGATTGTACAAAACTGCGTTCAACGCAACGTCCATGGTATGTTCGGTAATGTCATCGATGTCTATTAGAACTGCCACATTCTTCTCAACCAAAATGTTGATGTTTTTAATTTGGTCAGCGAATACCGGCATTCCTATCATAGGAACTCCATAATAGATAGCTTCCTGGGTTCCCATAAGGCCGCCGTGAGTTACGAATACTCGCATATTTGGATGTTCTGTGAAAAATACGTCCGATAATTGTTTAATCTGATCTGATTTGATTGAAGAACTAAGCATATCTGAGAATCGTTATGATCTCAGAACCTCGTTTTGCGACTCTAGCTTTAACAAAGTTTCCTTAGAATTCGTGCATTTCTTAATCAATTTTCagtatattaacaataaatattaacgaaaAATCGAACAGGTTTCATACAGTGTATCTCGTTTTAATCAATCCACGCAAATATCTCCTACGCTATACATATTACGCGaaatatattctaaatatattacacgAAATATATGTTTCAAGTAAAActaatttaccaaatgttcagctgaacaaattgtaaagtacaaattaaataataatatataaaaaaaaaaaataaaacttaccTTGTTTCAAGGGTTATGTCACAAATTTTACTTAGACGGACGTGCCTTCGAGGTTTCAAGGTAtcctttgcttttttttttttttaatggaactATAAATCCCTTTTGTACGTCGTTCGATGCACCTTTTAATTCTCCATAAAAAAGCATCAAGGTAAGATGTTTGATAAAGCTGCGCTTTTACATTCATGTTTTTCTGGTTCTCTATACGTTCAATTTAACGAACACTGAATTATCCCTCAGGTACAAGTACCTTGATACTTTTTTGTAGAGAATTGAAAACTACATCGAATGGCATACAAAAGCAAATCGTAGTTCCGTTAAAAATCGGAAAGACGCGTTGAAATCTCGAAAGCACCTCTACTTAGAAAAATGTGTTTGGCGATCCTCGTAAAACGTTCCCTTTGAAACAAAACAATCGATGAATGAAGAATTTCAACGCATAGTTTAAAAGGTATTTGCGTGAATAAATTTAGACTAGACTGCCCGTACAAACTCGTAAATGGCAGTTTGAGAATACTTTTTGGAAGGATATGTTTCGCTTACTCAACACCGCAACCTGAGGAATCCACGGCAACGTCAGCACGTTATTGGGTAAACCAGGTGGTAACTTCGTTGCGTTGGCGCTCTTCAACAAAACCTTTACCGGTGAAATTTTCGCGAACGACGCGTAAATTTGCAATATCGTCTCCGTTGGCAACGTTTCGATGTTCATTAGCGAGCCCAATGAGAAATATACCACCCCGTGGCTTGCCATGTCTAGCCATTCCTTGAGTTTCTACATCAACAAGACACCAATTCAATGTTATTTCGACGTTTCTGTTATcgtatcgtttcgttaaatTTGATTTGGCAAACATTTAACACGTTGGCTGTCGAACGTTGCTTCTACTTGCCTTCCTCCAGATATTATTGGGGTGGCAACTAAGTAATTacgaattttgtcattaccacctaatgacagtttgccaacccaataacaTGCAAAACGATAGTACGCGTGGCTTCTTAAAAATGTATTCTGCAACTTTATcgattaaattagaaaaaaccTGAATATCATGCTACTTCGTACGAAGATAAACGTTCTTCATGCGCTATGTAGTTGTCAGAATGACTTATAGTATTTTGTTAATGGGAAAGTTATCtatgatataaatttataatatatacaatatatctatattatatattatacaatatatataatatatcataatataatatatataattatatatacattatatattgtatatatatatattataatatattatatataatatatataattatatatacattatatattgtatatatatattataatatattatatataatatatatatacaatatatatataacttctTATTATTGATGCCTAATTGCCATAAATATTGGTCATAGAATTATAGAAAGACGATAGAGACCATTTCATTACTCATTCGATAAGGTTTCAATGCCTGCAATTACAAACCACGATTAGAAGATTCCACTTTTGCGAAAAGCACAACGTAAATATAACGCGAGTAATTTGCTTCAAAGGTTCGGAATGAATACGGGATAGCAATACGTACAGGATGGAGAAAATTTAAACTTCCAAGAATTGCAGTGCAGCAGCGAAAGAGATCGACGGAAAGCTAATaagaattttagaaaagaaatatcatgAAGTTGCAGCGGAAGATTTTAAGGAATGATTTAAAGGATTCTCAAaggaaaattcgaagaaaactAAGGTCACAGAGGGATCTCGGAAGTAAGTTTACACGGAATACTACgaagaaaagttaaaaaaatccTTAGGAAGTTTCAAATATCGCTAACGGAACCTTCGAGGAATGCTGGAAGAAAGTTGCAGGAAACTTTTCAAGACATTACCGGGCTTAATTTTGACTTGTCTGCTCCGACATGTAATCCACCAACTTCGATGACTGCCGGTGTGACCGGTCTAATTCCGTAATAACTATAGTGCGAATTCACTATAGCCAACGATACAGTTTTCTCTAATTCTCTGATGTCGGGTAGATTAGGTAAACCCAGGTATTGCTTCGCCATGTCGGTTTGTTCAGCCGTGTAGTGCTGAAATATCCATGTACTCTTGTAGTTGATGAAGAAATTCCACAGGCGATCGAAGAACGTGTTTACCACGGCATTATTGTTGTTGAAACCGGAGAGGAAGGCGTAACTCGTAGGATTTCCCATCATATCGTCGATGAATGACATTTGCATGGACGATATGATGATGGCCACTGGCGCATTCAGAAGTTGGCCGAATCCTATGTAGCACGGCGAGCCAAAATACTGGAAGAAACATTAATCTTCTTAGAGTTGCAAACTCTATCTCGTCTGATCTGTCAGACTTTATGTATTTGTTCGTTTTACAAGTTTTTGGAATTGAGATATATCGCGAAGTACTTAATTACACGGTTGAAGTAAAGTGTCATTAACGCTTTCGCTGTCTTAATACGACGTTCTGTTAAATACGCGTTTTACCGTGTCGAATCTGTAAAATTCTGCAACGAAAGCGTTagactttttttttctatgtaaCTAAGTAGATATTTGACGaatgaatagaaaaatacTCATATTTGCTACACCGTGTATTATCTTCATTTTGTTATCGTTACGTCTTTTATCGCCTTTTATCGTTTATGtcttataaaatgttttaatttacgGAAATTTGTCCTATTTATGTTTTAGACATTTTATTCCGCGGAGAGAGACAAGATAGATCGAAATTCGGAATCGTTACTTTTGACTTGAAATATATTCACCTCTACGATAATCAGATCATAAGGAGGATCATTGGGTGGATTTTTGATGAATTTCTGCATTCTTTCATGTCTCATTAGATCACACAGATCATTACCAAAAGTTGTAGCTACGAAATAAGTTATTGATCGctctatatattttccataatcCGTGGTTAAACCGTTCACCATGGTTCTTAGGGTTCCATTTAAGTCAACGATGTCCGTGTAATTAGCCAATGGAGTTTTCGATGGAAAATGGCTAATTACGTCGACTTGATGCCCTCTTTTTGCTAATTCCTTGAACAGAACATCGAACATCCTGAAATGGCTCTTGCCATTGTATGGGAAGATGCCCAAAATTCTGGAGGCATCGTTCGCGTGTATGAACAGAGCCACTAGCACGCAGAACAATGCTTTCTGGtgcttcattttcttttcttttgataCCTGTAAAATTATCctctttgaaataattaaattatatttttgcgagattttaattttgaaatattttatacgccGACAACACGAACTTTTGGAAATTCAAAAATTCGAAAGTCCAGAAACTTGAAAATTCGAGAGATTTGGAAATTCGTAAATTTGAGAGTTGGACAAAtaactttgttttttttttttttttttttttttttaatagaagtGGCACTTTACTCGAACGGATGAAATTACATGAAAcagcgatatttttatttatgtatgaaGATTTCGTAGTAATTCTGCCGCTTACAATTCAGCAGTTCGTGTTATCTCCGTTTATCgtttgaaattatcaaaatcaTAAGTGGAAGGTTACAGTCGTATTCGTGTTCGCATCGTATTCACATCATTAATGAACTTCAGAAGTTTAgtagaaagttaaaaaaaaatttatttgccagaaagtaatattttaaaatttataaaatataatatatatatttatatataatatataaaatatatttaatataaataaaattataaaatatatataaaatatatttataaaatatattatatatagtaatattgtAAAGTTTATTGCACTTATATAATCGCCAGTTTaatagattaaattaataaaagtttaGCTCGAGgcattataaatatgtattcgttgattaatataattttgtaacacAGCTCATAAAAGATACCGAATTTGTACTTCAGTCGGTCATATAGTAACTACCAGATATAAAGTAGAAATAGTGGCAAAATAAATCATAGAAACGAGACCCTCTGTAATCTGTAaacgaaacgatgaaaatatctatctatctaatGAGCTAATAGAAATTAAACGCTTCCAGccacataaaaattcatatacataattaaaaatagactTCAAATTTGTTACATCTTCGTCACATCGTTTTACatgataaaagaagaaaaaagaaaaatattagaaattcaCAGAAACTCACCAAAGTTCACTAAAAAGTTCGCAACTTCAACTAAAAGGTAACTCCTATAGTAATATTTCACTCGAATACCATATATATGTTCGAATTTGAACTAGAATTTACAACGTAACCAAGAGACGAAAGGTTCCGAATGCTTGTGTCTTTCGTCGATGTTGATTTGCGACTGTTAACATTAAGTACTTTGCTACATCAGTCATTTGCCTTATCGTTGCATGTGTTAACACACTTCTCTGTATTGCGCGTGTACATTATATGTTCGTATTATATGTGTTCTAATTAAATTGACATGTAGCAGTGTATTAC includes the following:
- the LOC132907251 gene encoding UDP-glucosyltransferase 2-like, with the protein product MKHQKALFCVLVALFIHANDASRILGIFPYNGKSHFRMFDVLFKELAKRGHQVDVISHFPSKTPLANYTDIVDLNGTLRTMVNGLTTDYGKYIERSITYFVATTFGNDLCDLMRHERMQKFIKNPPNDPPYDLIIVEYFGSPCYIGFGQLLNAPVAIIISSMQMSFIDDMMGNPTSYAFLSGFNNNNAVVNTFFDRLWNFFINYKSTWIFQHYTAEQTDMAKQYLGLPNLPDIRELEKTVSLAIVNSHYSYYGIRPVTPAVIEVGGLHVGADKSKLSPKLKEWLDMASHGVVYFSLGSLMNIETLPTETILQIYASFAKISPVKVLLKSANATKLPPGLPNNVLTLPWIPQVAVLKHPNMRVFVTHGGLMGTQEAIYYGVPMIGMPVFADQIKNINILVEKNVAVLIDIDDITEHTMDVALNAVLYNPRYRESAKTMSKMFRDRPMTALDTAVYWIEYVLRNGPDSLRSAAVKLPWWKLHLLDVFVFLFACFTFAIYLLIVLLNVVLASFHKKVVRTEKKLK